The Candidatus Coatesbacteria bacterium DNA window GGTCCAACCGGCGCCCCTTCGTGAAACCTGCGTCGTCGCAACGGTATCCAAACCAACGTCCCCCAACTCCGGAGGAACGATGACGCGCGCCCACGATAAGATGCTGCTTCTCGTCGTCCTGCTCGCCGTCGGCGGCGCTGCGGCAGCGGAAGACAGCCTGTACCTCGACGGCATGGCGGCCTACAGCGCCGGGGAATACGACGAGGCCGCCGGGCTGCTCGAACTGCACTACATCACCCATCCCGACTGCCCTTACACCGCCTACAACGCCGCCTGCTGCTGCGCCCTCAGCGGTGACGCAACCAAGGCCCTGGCCTACATCGATCGCTCGATCGAGCTGGGCATCTGCAGCTTCGCCGGCGACCCGGATTTCGACACCCTGAGCGGCACGGCGGCCTTCGCCGAACGCCTGGAGCGGGCCGACGCCAAACTGGCCGAGCTGCAGGACCGCGACTGGCCCGCCGAAATCCTCCCCCCCTCCTCAGTCATCGACAGCGGTCGCCCCCTTTTAATCATGCTCCACGGCTTCGGCGCCGCGCCCGCCAACCTCGTCGGCCCGCCGTTCGGCGACTACTTCACCGACGAGGGCTACCTCTACGCCGTGCCTTACGGGGACCGGGTCCACGGCTCCATCAGTTTCTCCTGGAGCGGACTGGCCGAAGCCGAAGACGTCGTCGAGCGCCTGCTCGAACGCCTGGAGAATGAGTACGGCCTGGACGGCGAGAGCGTCTATCTGGCCGGCTTCAGTCAGGGCGGCGCCGTGGCCCTCGGGCTGGCCCTCAAGCGCCCCGAGCTCTTCGACGGCGTCATCGCCCTGGCCGGCGGCTGGAACCCGGCCTGGGAAACCTACCTCGCCGACGCCGCCGCCGCGGACCTGCGCTGCTACCTCTGGATCGGTGAGCTGGACGAGGCCGAGCGTGTCAGCGGTCTCGAAACCGCCCTGCACAGCCTGCGGGCCGCCGAGGTGACCGCGACCCTGGTGATCGCCGCGCAGACGGCCCACAGCCTGCCCGCAGACTCCCTGGCGCCCTTCCGCGACGGCCTGGACTATGTCGGTGCGCCCTAGACCGCGCGGTATAGCGCCACCGTCGGAACCCTGCGAAACGCTGGACCCGCAGCGCCGGAACTGGCACGGTTTTTGCTGAGGCGGACCGTTGGCATCAGTCTAACGGTCGCCGAGATGCAAAAACCGTGCCAGTTCCGGCGCCAGAGCCCGGCGGCAGATTCCGGGCGACGGATGAAGCATTGTTCAGCGCAGCGGACGCTGTTGCGAAAAGGAGCCCCGTTCGGGGGCTCCCGCGTTTTCTAACCGGGTCGGCTGGGTTAGTAGCCCTTACTCTCGAGGATCTTCAGCCCCTCGTCGGCGGCGGACTTGACCTGGCCGGAGGCGTCGGTGGCCAATCGTTCCAGCAGGGGTCGGGCCCGGGGTGTGTCCATATTGCCGAGGCAGAGGGCGGCGGCTTCGCGGATGTCGGGGTCTTCGGACTCGACGAGTTCGCTGACGGGTTCGAAGGCCAGCTCCGGCATGGTCGAGAGGGCCAGGGCGGCGTTCTCGCGCAGGACGCGGACGGGCACGACCAGGTTTTCCAGCAGCGCCTCGAGGCCGATCTCCTGGTAGGCGCGGTTGTCGGTTTGGCTGAAGAACCAGATGGCGACGGCGCGGATCTTGGGATCGTCGTCGAGCAGGCGGCCCTCGACGTACTCGACGGCGGGAACGCCGATGCGTTCGATCTGCTCGGCGGCCTTCTCCTGTAGATCGGGCTTGCGGATGGTCTGGAAGAGGACGGAGATGGCCCCGCCTGAACCGATGGTGCCCAGGGCTTCCAGAGCCACGAGCTTGACGGGCTTGGTGGCGTAGTCGGAGCGTTCGTCGAGGATACCGATCAGGACCTCGGTGGCTTCGGGACCGCCGACGTGACCCATGTAGTGCGTGCTCATCAACTGGGCGGCCAGGGTGTTGGTCTCGCGCATCTGGAT harbors:
- a CDS encoding prolyl oligopeptidase family serine peptidase, coding for MTRAHDKMLLLVVLLAVGGAAAAEDSLYLDGMAAYSAGEYDEAAGLLELHYITHPDCPYTAYNAACCCALSGDATKALAYIDRSIELGICSFAGDPDFDTLSGTAAFAERLERADAKLAELQDRDWPAEILPPSSVIDSGRPLLIMLHGFGAAPANLVGPPFGDYFTDEGYLYAVPYGDRVHGSISFSWSGLAEAEDVVERLLERLENEYGLDGESVYLAGFSQGGAVALGLALKRPELFDGVIALAGGWNPAWETYLADAAAADLRCYLWIGELDEAERVSGLETALHSLRAAEVTATLVIAAQTAHSLPADSLAPFRDGLDYVGAP